One window from the genome of Streptococcus salivarius encodes:
- a CDS encoding D-alanyl-D-alanine carboxypeptidase: MKKKIVAVLLAACLALAPSLSSADELMDITRAAGYTEATEAYRPKSTLLIDGNTGDVLWEENADEVRDPASMSKAMTLYLVFEAMSKGEISEDTVITATPTDQAIADIYEISNNKIVAGVDYTVSELITMTAVPSSNVTTVMLANYLTNNDPDKWLDMMNEKSKELGMTNTKWFNASGAVAVAFKGYYSPQRYDNNQTNQTTARDLAIMTYNFIKKYPDILKYTSKPVVTVKKGTPYEETFETYNYSIPGAKYGIDGVDGLKTGSSPEGAFNYIDTIKRGNQRMIAVIMGSGDWSDQTGEEIRHTFGNALVEKMYKDFSYKKVLSKGEQEIDGKKYNVEKDVYATVKKGKDPKISVKDDHIVIDNGLKTVSPNIKATSVKATKVKGWFDFGSNQKDKKATKTTDKSQLPVYFWLLCLVPVGLLYLIYHNEKGRRQKVKERRQARQMNN, from the coding sequence GTGAAAAAGAAAATTGTTGCCGTCCTTTTAGCAGCTTGTCTAGCTCTAGCACCGAGTCTGTCTAGTGCAGACGAATTGATGGATATCACACGCGCTGCTGGTTATACTGAAGCCACTGAAGCCTATCGCCCAAAATCAACCCTCTTAATCGATGGAAATACCGGAGATGTCCTCTGGGAAGAAAATGCTGATGAGGTGCGTGACCCAGCTTCTATGTCTAAGGCCATGACACTTTATTTGGTCTTTGAAGCTATGTCTAAAGGAGAGATTTCTGAAGATACTGTTATCACAGCTACTCCAACCGACCAAGCTATTGCCGATATTTACGAAATTTCAAACAACAAGATTGTTGCGGGTGTTGATTATACCGTTTCAGAACTCATCACTATGACAGCGGTGCCTTCCTCTAACGTTACAACCGTGATGCTAGCCAACTACTTGACCAATAATGATCCTGATAAATGGCTAGACATGATGAATGAGAAATCTAAAGAGCTAGGGATGACCAATACCAAATGGTTCAACGCTTCTGGTGCCGTTGCTGTTGCCTTCAAAGGTTACTACAGTCCTCAACGTTATGATAACAACCAAACCAACCAAACAACTGCGCGTGATTTGGCTATCATGACCTATAACTTCATCAAGAAATACCCTGACATTCTCAAATACACTAGCAAACCTGTTGTCACAGTTAAAAAAGGAACACCTTACGAGGAAACCTTCGAGACTTACAACTACTCTATTCCAGGTGCCAAATACGGAATTGATGGGGTTGATGGGTTGAAGACAGGATCTAGCCCAGAAGGTGCTTTCAACTATATTGATACCATCAAGCGTGGTAATCAACGTATGATTGCTGTCATCATGGGTTCTGGTGATTGGTCTGACCAAACAGGTGAAGAGATTCGTCATACCTTTGGTAATGCTCTCGTTGAGAAGATGTACAAAGACTTCTCTTACAAGAAAGTTCTTAGCAAGGGTGAACAAGAAATCGACGGTAAAAAATACAATGTCGAAAAAGACGTCTATGCCACCGTTAAAAAAGGTAAAGACCCTAAAATCTCTGTTAAAGATGATCACATTGTCATTGATAATGGTCTGAAGACAGTGTCACCTAATATCAAAGCTACTTCTGTTAAGGCAACTAAAGTTAAAGGATGGTTCGATTTTGGAAGTAACCAGAAAGATAAAAAGGCTACTAAAACAACAGATAAGAGCCAACTCCCAGTTTATTTCTGGTTGCTATGTCTTGTCCCAGTTGGACTCCTCTACTTGATTTA
- a CDS encoding cation diffusion facilitator family transporter produces MTTYENLRAARRGPIVSIAAYLLLTIAKLLAGHFLNSSSLIADGFNNLSDILGNVALLIGLHLASQPADADHRFGHWKIEDLSSLVTSFIMFVVGFQVLIQTVRKIFLREETVVDPLGATVGVLSAIVMCGVYLYNKGLAKKLKSSALIAAAKDNLSDAVTSIGTSIAIVAASFNLTIIDYITAIIITSFILKTAYDIFMEATFSLSDGFDERNLKAYEKAILEISKVTKVKKQRGRSYGSNVYLDIVVEMNPDLSVYESHAITEQIEEVLSKRFSVYDTDVHVEPAAIPEDEIYGNVLHKLSRNEKIILSKIPDYENLLAPDFYLIDENGHHHNREEVIANHQPLLNNFDSFKMTSVSQKTKLISYELGGNFHTSIWRRNETWFMIYHQVTRIKDEK; encoded by the coding sequence ATGACTACGTATGAAAATTTAAGAGCAGCCAGACGAGGTCCCATTGTCAGCATCGCTGCCTACCTTCTTCTTACCATTGCAAAACTTCTAGCTGGACACTTTTTAAATTCTAGCTCTTTGATTGCCGATGGTTTCAATAACTTGTCAGATATTTTAGGGAACGTGGCCCTACTCATTGGATTGCACCTAGCTAGTCAACCTGCTGATGCAGATCATAGGTTTGGTCATTGGAAGATTGAAGACTTATCAAGCCTAGTCACTTCCTTTATCATGTTCGTGGTAGGCTTCCAAGTCCTAATTCAAACAGTCCGAAAGATTTTTCTAAGAGAGGAAACTGTAGTCGATCCCCTTGGTGCAACCGTCGGAGTTCTTTCTGCTATCGTCATGTGTGGCGTTTACTTATACAATAAAGGACTTGCCAAAAAGCTGAAATCTAGTGCTTTGATTGCGGCCGCTAAGGATAATCTCTCCGATGCCGTAACTTCTATTGGAACGTCAATCGCCATTGTTGCAGCATCCTTCAACCTCACGATTATTGACTATATTACAGCCATTATCATTACCTCCTTCATTCTAAAGACAGCCTATGATATCTTCATGGAAGCAACCTTTAGTTTGTCAGACGGTTTCGATGAGAGAAACCTCAAAGCCTATGAGAAAGCGATTCTTGAGATTTCAAAAGTCACTAAGGTTAAGAAGCAGCGTGGCCGTTCTTATGGTAGCAACGTCTATCTTGATATTGTGGTTGAAATGAATCCTGACCTCTCTGTTTACGAGAGTCATGCCATTACTGAACAAATTGAAGAGGTTCTCAGCAAGCGTTTCTCTGTCTATGACACTGATGTCCATGTAGAACCAGCTGCTATTCCCGAAGATGAAATTTATGGCAATGTCCTTCACAAACTCTCTCGCAATGAAAAGATTATTCTGTCAAAAATTCCTGACTATGAAAATCTTTTAGCACCAGACTTCTACTTAATCGATGAAAATGGTCACCACCACAATCGTGAAGAAGTCATTGCCAATCACCAACCACTTCTCAATAATTTTGACAGCTTCAAGATGACATCTGTTAGTCAAAAAACGAAATTAATTAGTTATGAGTTGGGAGGAAATTTCCACACTAGTATCTGGCGTCGAAATGAAACCTGGTTCATGATTTACCACCAAGTCACAAGGATAAAAGATGAAAAGTAA
- a CDS encoding uracil-DNA glycosylase, translated as MEHSTWHKLLKEELPDHYFSKINQFMDQVYSQGTVYPPRDKVFNALLETPFEEVRVVILGQDPYHGPHQAQGLSFSVPDSLPAPPSLKNILKELEEDLGPRSFHDLTSWAEQGVLLLNACLTVPAGQANGHAGQVWEPFTDAVIKVLNQKDTPVVFILWGGYARKKKALVTNSKHAIIESAHPSPLSAYRGFFGSKPFSKANAYLVSQGQSPIDWLK; from the coding sequence ATGGAACATTCGACATGGCACAAGCTTCTGAAAGAGGAGTTGCCTGACCATTATTTTTCAAAGATAAATCAGTTTATGGACCAGGTTTATAGCCAGGGGACGGTTTATCCGCCGCGTGACAAGGTTTTTAATGCCTTGTTGGAGACTCCGTTTGAAGAAGTGCGGGTGGTAATCCTTGGTCAGGACCCTTATCATGGGCCTCATCAAGCACAGGGACTTTCCTTCTCGGTACCTGATAGCCTTCCAGCTCCCCCGTCTTTGAAAAATATTCTCAAGGAATTAGAGGAAGATTTAGGTCCTAGATCCTTTCATGATTTAACGTCATGGGCAGAGCAGGGGGTGCTTTTGCTTAATGCCTGTCTAACAGTTCCAGCAGGTCAAGCAAATGGGCATGCTGGTCAGGTTTGGGAACCTTTTACAGATGCTGTGATTAAGGTTCTCAATCAAAAGGATACTCCTGTTGTCTTTATACTTTGGGGTGGCTATGCTCGTAAGAAGAAGGCACTAGTGACTAACTCTAAACATGCCATTATTGAGAGTGCCCATCCGAGTCCCTTGTCGGCCTATCGTGGTTTTTTTGGCAGCAAGCCATTTTCAAAAGCCAATGCCTACCTTGTATCTCAAGGCCAATCCCCAATTGATTGGTTGAAGTAA
- a CDS encoding dihydroorotase: MLLIKNGRVVDPKSGLDTQADVLVDGKKVVKIAENIEAGDAQVIDATGLVVAPGLVDIHVHFREPGQTHKEDIHTGALAAAAGGFTTVVMMANTNPTISDKETLEEVLTSAAKENIHVKSVATITKNFDGENITDFKGLLEAGAVGFSDDGIPLTNAGIVKKAMELAKENNTFISLHEEDPDLNGILGFNENIAKKEFHICGATGVAEYSMIARDVMISYDTQAHVHIQHLSKAESVKVVEFAQKLGAQVTAEVAPQHFSKTEDLLLSKGANAKMNPPLRLESDRQAVIEGLKSGVISVIATDHAPHHADEKNVDDVTKAPSGMTGLETSLSLGLTYLVEAGHLSLTELLKVMTSNPSDLYGFDAGYLAENGPADLVIFADKEKRQVTADFKSKAANSPFVGEELTGSVKYTICDGEIVYQA; encoded by the coding sequence ATGTTACTGATTAAAAATGGTCGTGTTGTAGACCCTAAGTCTGGTTTGGATACGCAAGCTGATGTTCTTGTTGATGGTAAAAAAGTCGTTAAAATTGCTGAAAATATCGAAGCTGGAGATGCTCAAGTCATTGATGCGACTGGTCTTGTGGTTGCTCCTGGCTTGGTGGATATCCATGTTCACTTCCGTGAGCCAGGTCAAACTCATAAGGAAGACATTCATACTGGTGCCTTGGCAGCGGCTGCGGGTGGTTTTACAACAGTTGTAATGATGGCTAACACTAATCCAACGATTTCAGATAAGGAAACCTTGGAGGAGGTCTTGACTTCGGCAGCTAAGGAAAATATCCATGTTAAGTCTGTTGCGACTATTACTAAGAATTTTGATGGTGAAAACATCACTGATTTCAAGGGTTTGCTTGAAGCCGGTGCTGTCGGATTCTCAGATGATGGTATTCCATTGACCAATGCTGGTATTGTCAAAAAAGCCATGGAGCTAGCTAAGGAGAATAATACCTTTATCAGCCTTCACGAGGAGGATCCTGATCTAAATGGTATTCTCGGTTTCAATGAAAATATTGCTAAAAAAGAATTCCATATTTGTGGGGCAACAGGTGTAGCTGAGTACAGTATGATTGCGCGTGATGTCATGATTTCTTATGATACACAAGCCCATGTTCATATTCAACACTTGTCAAAAGCTGAATCTGTAAAAGTGGTTGAATTTGCTCAAAAACTTGGAGCACAAGTTACAGCCGAAGTGGCACCACAACATTTCTCTAAGACAGAAGACCTCTTGCTCTCAAAAGGTGCTAATGCCAAGATGAACCCACCACTTCGTTTGGAATCTGACCGTCAGGCCGTCATCGAAGGGTTGAAATCTGGAGTCATCTCAGTCATTGCCACAGACCACGCGCCACACCATGCCGATGAAAAGAATGTCGATGATGTGACTAAAGCACCATCAGGAATGACTGGTCTTGAAACATCTCTATCTCTTGGATTGACCTACTTGGTTGAAGCAGGACACTTAAGCTTGACGGAACTCTTGAAAGTAATGACTAGCAACCCATCTGATCTTTATGGCTTCGATGCTGGTTATTTGGCTGAAAATGGACCAGCTGACCTTGTGATTTTTGCAGACAAGGAAAAACGTCAGGTCACAGCAGACTTTAAGTCTAAAGCAGCCAATTCACCATTTGTAGGCGAAGAACTTACGGGCAGTGTTAAATACACTATCTGTGATGGTGAGATTGTTTATCAAGCCTAA
- a CDS encoding DUF2207 domain-containing protein, whose amino-acid sequence MKKIMKGLVKYLALTVLLACFLPLSLQHVQADEDEVEYSLPSYVGHLSIHDDGNATFTQEVTYDFDSDYKGQYVTLGKIGGYSIMDDPKVSATVNGKEKTDITVEKTDSYDGVKLKVYNSGSDGDRVVLKVTWQIQQLLNLYSDIAVLNWFPISDWDKGFGQVDFTVDGLDASQGELYAHTGYFGKDPQVKRTATGYQVHVDNLPSSGKLELHAYWPMTSALRENNQAYLLHKTNEAEFLKKERDIKKSKENYRRIFYVILPLVILSFVLIGIFCYLIVLYSTRTPSFPRDARLYEAPQDLAPLVLAKNVYNQSFDKTGLKEETGPLKFKYMVQATILDFIDRGYLTFRREGDSNILTRIEKEGLSSFEVSFLDMLFDGRMEIRDSEMFSRYYLDKDALEKQFKSARTSYERETIRSQGKRVKYQFSNDGYQVAKGVEKEEIALGLPKIYRDFSAKEKTFNILGVAALALSMMFCILSTLFLFGAFGSGVGFYYILGLLPIAGLTVLFWFLVKRRRQRCLDATQISTYYQWHSFKNMIQSIPSFKESELESVILWNRILVYATLYGQAKKVSDVLKRYNIHLSNPSLDEFTYSATPFIMLNNVNYLESYVSASDTVSSFSINSNSGSGGFGGGGFSGGGGGGGGGAF is encoded by the coding sequence ATGAAAAAGATAATGAAAGGTCTTGTTAAATACCTTGCTTTAACTGTTTTGTTAGCCTGTTTTCTGCCACTTTCTTTGCAACACGTTCAAGCTGACGAGGATGAGGTAGAGTATAGTCTACCTTCCTATGTTGGTCACCTTTCTATACATGATGATGGTAATGCGACGTTTACTCAGGAAGTGACTTATGATTTTGATAGTGACTATAAAGGTCAGTATGTAACCTTGGGGAAAATTGGTGGTTATTCTATTATGGATGATCCCAAGGTTTCAGCAACCGTAAATGGGAAAGAAAAAACAGATATTACAGTTGAAAAAACAGACTCTTATGATGGTGTTAAACTCAAAGTTTATAATTCAGGTTCAGATGGTGATAGGGTTGTCCTCAAAGTTACTTGGCAAATCCAACAGTTGTTGAATCTATATTCAGATATTGCAGTTTTAAATTGGTTTCCAATCTCTGATTGGGATAAAGGATTTGGACAGGTTGATTTCACAGTTGATGGTCTAGATGCAAGTCAAGGAGAGCTTTACGCCCACACTGGCTATTTTGGAAAAGACCCACAGGTTAAACGTACTGCTACAGGTTATCAGGTTCATGTAGACAATTTACCATCATCAGGTAAATTGGAATTACATGCCTACTGGCCAATGACCAGTGCTTTACGGGAAAATAATCAGGCTTATTTATTACATAAGACAAATGAGGCAGAGTTTCTAAAAAAAGAAAGAGATATCAAAAAGTCTAAAGAAAACTACCGACGCATTTTTTATGTCATTTTGCCACTTGTAATTTTAAGCTTTGTTCTTATTGGTATTTTCTGTTACCTTATTGTTCTTTATAGCACTAGAACGCCTTCTTTCCCTCGAGATGCACGTCTTTATGAAGCCCCTCAAGATTTAGCACCTTTGGTCTTAGCTAAGAATGTTTATAATCAGTCTTTCGATAAAACAGGGCTAAAAGAAGAAACGGGTCCTTTGAAGTTCAAATATATGGTGCAAGCTACCATCCTCGATTTTATTGATAGAGGTTATCTCACTTTTAGGCGAGAAGGTGATAGTAATATTCTGACACGTATTGAAAAGGAAGGTCTCTCTTCGTTTGAAGTATCATTCTTAGATATGTTGTTTGATGGTCGCATGGAAATTAGAGATAGTGAAATGTTCTCGCGCTATTATCTTGATAAAGATGCTCTAGAAAAACAATTCAAGAGTGCTAGAACAAGCTATGAGCGAGAAACTATTCGATCTCAGGGAAAACGTGTCAAATATCAATTCTCTAATGACGGCTATCAAGTAGCCAAAGGCGTTGAAAAAGAGGAAATTGCACTAGGACTTCCTAAAATTTATAGAGATTTTAGTGCGAAAGAAAAGACATTTAACATATTGGGAGTAGCAGCTTTGGCACTTTCAATGATGTTTTGTATACTTTCAACTTTGTTCTTATTTGGTGCATTTGGATCAGGAGTTGGTTTTTACTATATTCTTGGACTACTACCTATAGCAGGACTTACCGTTTTATTCTGGTTCTTGGTGAAAAGACGTCGTCAGAGATGTCTTGATGCAACTCAAATTTCAACGTATTACCAGTGGCATAGCTTTAAAAATATGATTCAGAGTATTCCTAGCTTTAAAGAGTCAGAATTAGAATCTGTCATCCTATGGAATCGTATCTTGGTTTATGCGACACTCTATGGACAGGCGAAAAAAGTTAGTGATGTGCTAAAACGATACAACATTCACCTCAGTAATCCATCTTTAGATGAGTTTACTTATTCTGCGACACCATTTATTATGCTGAATAATGTCAATTATCTAGAATCTTATGTTTCTGCCTCAGATACCGTAAGTAGCTTTTCTATCAATTCAAATAGTGGTAGTGGTGGCTTTGGAGGCGGTGGCTTCTCTGGTGGTGGCGGAGGAGGCGGTGGTGGCGCCTTCTAA